A single window of Anaerocolumna chitinilytica DNA harbors:
- a CDS encoding ABC transporter permease encodes MISLMISIKELKELLRDKRNIALNIILPFLVIILMAGMYGFINMSASSKTDYHIIVSANLDAKPMLYKLKNSLTIIEADSVEAIKRNILDGKSELGVYWDDSYKKVYFFEDQNQRNKAITLAKDSIAQIIMLLKANKNEVTPIVVETTEITKDNTYTYINYIAIICGYIVLLLVMRLNNANAFYLSTKEKQSHTIEVLRISPVKTVQLVLGKWLTNFISCLFITLVFFLMIFFGVYLIFSLAMKIDIALLPKLPALILGYALFAAIYSLLQLVFGFTAKTTKQAQLYLIYFPWILLLPLTIKFGMDLSHVSNMISKMNWITFIPVINIYNLIQMIFLADYNIISILIILSTNYLVAIFFIYYLIKLFDREQFTYFTE; translated from the coding sequence ATGATTAGCTTAATGATATCAATTAAAGAATTGAAAGAGCTTCTCAGGGATAAACGGAATATCGCTTTAAATATTATCCTCCCATTTCTGGTGATTATATTAATGGCAGGTATGTATGGGTTTATAAACATGTCTGCATCCTCAAAAACGGATTATCATATCATAGTCAGTGCAAATCTTGATGCAAAGCCTATGTTATACAAATTAAAAAATAGTTTGACTATAATAGAAGCCGATTCGGTGGAAGCTATTAAGAGGAATATATTGGATGGAAAGTCCGAATTGGGAGTATACTGGGATGATTCATATAAAAAAGTTTACTTTTTTGAAGATCAGAACCAAAGAAATAAAGCAATTACACTTGCAAAAGACAGTATTGCTCAAATTATTATGCTCTTAAAGGCAAATAAAAATGAAGTAACACCTATTGTTGTTGAAACAACTGAAATAACAAAAGACAACACTTATACATATATAAATTATATTGCAATTATATGCGGGTATATTGTATTACTTCTCGTGATGAGACTAAATAATGCAAATGCATTTTACTTAAGTACAAAAGAAAAGCAATCTCACACTATCGAAGTATTAAGAATTTCTCCTGTTAAAACAGTACAATTAGTTCTTGGAAAATGGTTAACTAATTTTATATCATGTTTGTTCATTACATTAGTATTTTTTTTAATGATCTTTTTTGGTGTATACTTAATCTTTTCATTAGCAATGAAGATAGATATTGCTTTACTACCTAAATTACCTGCATTAATATTAGGTTATGCTTTATTTGCAGCAATTTATTCTCTCTTACAGCTTGTCTTTGGATTTACTGCAAAAACCACAAAGCAGGCTCAATTGTATTTAATTTACTTTCCATGGATATTATTGCTTCCCCTAACAATAAAATTTGGTATGGATTTAAGCCATGTCAGTAATATGATATCCAAAATGAACTGGATTACTTTTATACCAGTAATAAATATATATAATTTAATTCAGATGATATTTTTAGCTGATTACAATATTATCAGTATTCTAATTATACTTTCTACTAATTATCTCGTAGCTATATTTTTTATATATTACCTAATTAAGTTATTTGATAGAGAACAGTTTACATACTTTACTGAATAA
- a CDS encoding ABC transporter ATP-binding protein, which produces MIEVNEVYKKYVGNNFYSVNGIEFQAESGSILGLLGHNGAGKSTTMKMLATLYFPDKGSILINGMSTGASKYKIRKILGVVYEEPRLYDQLTGEENILFHTSLWGLNKKNVLSRLKDLYKELEVDFEKQYVKNYSKGMKQKFSLIRALITDPQLLLLDEPTTGLDIVSRNQIRNYIKRLKASGITIIMTSHIAEDIEALCDRIVILSKGTIIENSTVNNLKSKYSSESFEEAYVKVQKKIGDYGGITE; this is translated from the coding sequence ATGATAGAAGTGAATGAAGTGTATAAAAAATATGTTGGGAATAATTTTTATAGCGTAAATGGAATAGAATTCCAGGCTGAATCTGGTTCGATTTTGGGGTTACTTGGACATAATGGTGCCGGTAAATCAACAACAATGAAGATGCTTGCAACACTTTACTTTCCTGATAAAGGATCTATTCTTATAAATGGTATGTCTACCGGAGCTTCTAAGTATAAAATCAGGAAAATATTAGGCGTTGTTTATGAAGAACCTAGGTTGTATGATCAGTTGACCGGAGAAGAGAACATCTTATTTCATACTTCACTTTGGGGATTAAATAAGAAAAACGTTTTATCTAGACTTAAGGATTTGTATAAAGAGCTTGAAGTTGATTTTGAAAAGCAATATGTAAAAAACTATTCAAAGGGAATGAAGCAGAAGTTTTCATTGATTAGGGCACTAATTACCGACCCACAGCTTTTATTGCTCGATGAACCGACAACAGGGTTGGATATCGTTAGCAGAAACCAGATAAGAAATTATATTAAGAGATTAAAAGCCAGTGGAATAACAATCATTATGACATCCCATATTGCAGAGGATATAGAAGCATTATGTGATCGAATTGTTATTTTATCAAAGGGAACTATTATAGAGAATAGTACAGTGAATAATCTAAAAAGCAAATATTCTTCAGAAAGCTTCGAAGAAGCTTACGTAAAGGTTCAAAAGAAAATCGGTGACTATGGGGGTATTACAGAATGA